The following coding sequences lie in one Onychomys torridus chromosome X, mOncTor1.1, whole genome shotgun sequence genomic window:
- the LOC118574303 gene encoding LOW QUALITY PROTEIN: cyclin-dependent kinase 11B-like (The sequence of the model RefSeq protein was modified relative to this genomic sequence to represent the inferred CDS: inserted 2 bases in 2 codons; substituted 1 base at 1 genomic stop codon): MGDEKDSWKMKLLEEILQEKKQRKEQKEEAEIKRLKFSDDWDSKRYSLEEGELRDQRMEITIRNLPYRRNDSMEDRREEDNSLAIKPPQQMSQKEKAHHRKDEKRKKKLRHCSHSAEGGRHARVKEKGREHERQKRHREEQDKAHRKWERQKRRKMTREHSRRERDVLEQLERKRERERKMREQQKEQREQKEQERRAEECHKEREACREVSAHHRTMREDYSDEGKVGHWSRSPLWPPQERLELGDNRKLVREEKIEEKDLLSDLQDIGDSERKISSAESSSAESGSGSEEEEEEEEGSTSVESEEVEEEETGSNSEEASEQSVEEVSDEEMNEDEERENEHHNMVVPESRDSGDSEEGEEVGEGTPXNSAPMEGDYVPASPALSPIELKQELPKYLPALQGCRSVEEFQCLNRIEEGTYGVVYRAKDKKTDEIVALKRLKMEKAKEGFPITSLREINSILKVRHPNIITIREIVVGSNMDKIYIVMNYVEHDLKSLMETMKQPFLPGEVKTLMVQLLSGVKYLHDNWILHRDLKTSNLLLSHAGILKVGDFGMAREYGSPLKAYTPVVVTLWYRAPELLLGAKEYSTAVDMWSVGCIFGELLTQKPLFPGKSEIDQINKVFKDLGTPSEKIWPGYNDLPAVKKMTFSEYPYNNLRQRFGALLSDQGFELMNKFLTYYPGRRINAEDGLKHEYFRETPLPVDPSMFPTWPAKGKQQRVKHEFMXPPEGGLGYSQXGDDGLKETGFHLTTTNQGASAAGPGFSLKF; this comes from the exons ATGGGTGATGAAAAGGACTCTTGGAAAATGAAACTGTTAGAAGAAATTctccaggaaaagaaacaaaggaaagaacaaaaggaggaagcagagataaAACGCTTAAAATTTTCTGATGACTGGGATTCCAAAAGGTATTCCCTTGAGGAGGGGGAGCTGAGAGATCAGCGAATGGAAATCACAATCAGGAACTTACCATATAGAAGAAACGATTctatggaagacagaagagaggaagatAATTCTCTGGCCATTAAACCACCCCAGCAAATGTCCCAGAAAGAAAAAGCCCATCACAGAAAagatgagaagagaaaaaagaagcttAGACATTGTAGCCAttcagcagagggagggaggcacgCTAgagtgaaagaaaaaggaagagaacatgAACGTCAGAAACGCCATCGAGAAGAACAAGATAAAGCTCACAGAAaatgggaaagacagaagaggagaaaaatgacAAGAGAACATTCCAGGAGAGAAAGGGACGTCCTGGAGCAgttagaaaggaagagggagcGGGAGCGCAAGATGAGGGAGCAACAGAAGGAACAGCGGGAACAAAAGGAGCAGGAACGGAGGGCAGAAGAATGtcacaaagagagagaagcatgTAGGGAAGTCTCTGCACATCACCGGACCATGAGGGAAGACTACAGTGATGAAGGAAAGGTTGGTCACTGGAGCCGCAGCCCTCTGTGGCCACCTCAAGAGCGCCTTGAGCTGGGAGACAACCGTAAGCTAgtaagagaggagaaaatagaagaaaaagaccttTTGTCAGACCTACAGGACATCGGTGACAGTGAGAGGAAGATTAGCTCAGCCGAGTCTTCATCAGCAGAATCAGGCTCAGGttctgaggaggaagaagaagaggaagaaggcagcACCAGTGTAGAATCagaggaagtagaggaagaagaGACTGGGAGCAACTCTGAGGAAGCCTCAGAACAGTCTGTGGAAGAAGTGAgtgatgaagaaatgaatgaagatgaagagagagaaaatgaacaccACAACATGGTTGTTCCAGAGTCGCGAGATTCTGGGGACagtgaagaaggggaagaagtggGTGAGGGGACCCCATAAAACAGCGCCCCAATGGAAGGAGACTATGtgcctgcctctccagccctgtcgCCCATTGAGCTAAAACAGGAGCTGCCCAAGTACCTGCCAGCCCTGCAGGGATGCCGGAGTGTAGAGGAGTTCCAGTGCCTGAACAGAATTGAAGAAGGCACCTATGGAGTAGTCTACAGAGCAAAGGACAAGAAAACAGATGAAATTGTGGCTCTGAAGCGGCTGAAGATGGAGAAGGCGAAGGAAGGCTTCCCAATCACCTCACTGAGGGAGATCAACAGCATCCTGAAGGTCCGGCACCCCAATATCATCACTATCAGAGAAATCGTTGTGGGAAGCAACATGGACAAGATCTACATTGTGATGAATTATGTTGAGCATGACCTCAAGAGCCTAATGGAGACCATGAAGCAGCCCTTTCTGCCAGGGGAGGTGAAGACCTTAATGGTCCAGCTGCTGAGTGGGGTGAAGTATCTCCATGACAATTGGATCCTGCACCGTGACCTTAAGACCTCTAACCTTCTGCTGAGCCACGCTGGCATTCTCAAGGTCGGTGACTTTGGAATGGCTCGTGAGTATGGTTCACCCCTAAAGGCCTACACTCCAGTTGTTGTAACCCTATGGTATCGAGCCCCAGAACTGCTGCTTGGTGCTAAGGAATACTCTACAGCTGTGGACATGTGGTCAGTGGGCTGTATCTTTGGGGAGCTGCTAACACAGAAACCTCTGTTCCCTGGAAAGTCAGAGATTGATCAGATCAACAAGGTTTTCAAGGACCTGGGGACTCCCAGTGAGAAAATCTGGCCTGGCTATAATGACCTCCCAGCAGTAAAGAAGATGACCTTCAGCGAGTATCCCTATAACAACCTCCGCCAGCGATTTGGGGCTTTGTTATCAGATCAGGGCTTTGAGCTCATGAACAAGTTCCTGACATACTATCCTGGGAGGAGGATCAATGCAGAAGATGGCCTCAAGCATGAGTATTTCCGAGAGACTCCCCTCCCCGTTGACCCGTCCATGTTTCCCACATGGCCAGCCAAGGGCAAACAGCAGAGGGTGAAGCATGAGTTCA GCCCCCCCGAGGGCGGCCTGGGCTACAGTC CTGGTGATGATGGCCTGAAGGAGACGGGCTtccacctcaccaccaccaacCAGGGAGCCTCAGCTGCCGGCCCTGGCTTCAGCCTCAAGTTCTAA